In Akkermansia muciniphila, one DNA window encodes the following:
- the rpsB gene encoding 30S ribosomal protein S2: MINDLINQMVEAGVHLGHQTRKWHPSMKKYLLKDKAGIHIINLEETEKCLDKACSFLADLARRNKKILFVGCKRQAQEAVREAAEATGQYYVNHRWLGGMLTNMSTIRKSIERLVYLEGIEKSPEFKSMSKKELAALDRERQKLERNLQGIRNMGGAPDAMVAIGADHEDIAIREAHRLNIPVCVLVDTNADPKEIDFPIPGNDDAVRSIRLILDCIVKAINEGKGASAEA; this comes from the coding sequence ATGATTAATGATCTGATTAACCAGATGGTTGAAGCCGGTGTTCATTTGGGCCACCAAACCCGCAAATGGCACCCCAGCATGAAAAAGTACCTTCTCAAGGACAAGGCCGGTATCCATATCATCAACCTTGAGGAAACGGAAAAATGCCTGGACAAGGCCTGCTCCTTCCTGGCTGATCTGGCCCGCCGCAATAAGAAAATCCTCTTCGTCGGCTGCAAGCGCCAGGCTCAGGAAGCCGTCCGCGAAGCTGCGGAAGCCACTGGTCAGTACTATGTCAACCACCGCTGGCTGGGCGGCATGCTCACCAACATGAGCACAATCCGCAAGAGCATTGAACGCCTTGTCTATCTGGAAGGGATTGAAAAGAGCCCGGAATTTAAGAGCATGTCCAAGAAGGAACTGGCCGCTCTGGACCGCGAACGCCAGAAGCTGGAACGCAACCTTCAGGGCATCCGCAACATGGGCGGCGCTCCGGACGCCATGGTGGCCATCGGCGCCGACCATGAAGACATCGCCATCCGCGAGGCCCACCGCCTGAACATTCCCGTCTGCGTTCTGGTTGATACCAACGCCGACCCGAAGGAAATCGACTTCCCGATTCCCGGCAACGACGACGCCGTCCGTTCCATCCGCCTGATTCTTGACTGCATTGTCAAGGCCATCAACGAAGGCAAGGGCGCATCCGCCGAAGCCTAA